The following are from one region of the Paenibacillus protaetiae genome:
- a CDS encoding sulfurtransferase TusA family protein gives MQKKLAVVGMVCPFPLIEAKQEMETLQSGDELVIDFDCTQATEAIPRWAAEAGHSVTNFEQIDDASWTITVQKK, from the coding sequence ATGCAAAAGAAACTAGCTGTAGTCGGAATGGTATGCCCGTTCCCGCTTATCGAAGCAAAACAGGAAATGGAGACGCTGCAAAGCGGCGACGAGCTTGTCATCGACTTTGACTGCACCCAGGCAACGGAAGCTATTCCGCGCTGGGCAGCCGAAGCCGGCCACTCGGTCACCAATTTCGAGCAAATCGACGATGCGTCCTGGACGATCACCGTTCAAAAAAAATAA
- a CDS encoding carbohydrate ABC transporter permease: MLYVWAAIVLLVVMYPLYFIIIASFSDPSAVGNGKVWLYPKGFTFDGYQELLKHSNIWVGYKNTILYTVIGTMIGLVVNISAAFALSRKELFGRKTITLFFIFTMFFNGGLIPTFLTIRDFHMYDTFLVMVLPFSVAVFDIIVARTFFQSSIPNDLWEAAQIDGCGHLRYYTLVVLPLSKAVISVLALWMAVGHWNSYFNALIYLQNKDLYPLQLILRDILITNSMQSAMGTGEAAQIAMRLANLLRYSVIIVSTIPIMCFYPMVQKYFNQGVMIGAVKS, encoded by the coding sequence ATGCTGTATGTATGGGCGGCGATCGTATTGCTTGTCGTCATGTACCCGCTATACTTTATCATAATCGCATCTTTCAGCGACCCGTCCGCAGTCGGGAACGGCAAAGTATGGCTGTATCCGAAAGGGTTTACATTTGACGGCTATCAAGAGCTGTTGAAGCACTCCAATATATGGGTCGGATATAAAAATACGATTTTATATACCGTCATCGGGACGATGATCGGCCTCGTCGTTAACATATCAGCCGCCTTTGCGCTTTCGCGAAAAGAATTGTTTGGCCGTAAAACGATTACCTTGTTTTTTATCTTTACGATGTTTTTTAACGGCGGCCTTATTCCGACTTTTTTGACCATCCGCGATTTCCATATGTACGATACGTTTCTCGTTATGGTTCTGCCGTTTTCCGTAGCGGTGTTTGATATTATCGTAGCCCGGACCTTCTTCCAGTCGAGCATCCCGAACGACCTGTGGGAAGCGGCCCAAATCGACGGCTGCGGCCATCTGCGTTACTACACGCTGGTCGTGCTGCCGCTTTCGAAAGCCGTCATTTCGGTACTCGCCTTATGGATGGCGGTTGGCCACTGGAACTCTTATTTTAACGCTTTAATCTATTTGCAAAACAAAGATTTATACCCGCTGCAGTTAATATTGCGCGATATTCTCATTACCAACTCGATGCAGTCCGCGATGGGAACCGGCGAAGCGGCGCAAATTGCGATGCGGCTTGCCAACCTGCTGCGTTATTCCGTTATTATCGTATCTACGATTCCGATCATGTGCTTCTACCCGATGGTGCAAAAATACTTCAACCAGGGGGTGATGATCGGCGCCGTAAAAAGCTAG
- a CDS encoding MarR family winged helix-turn-helix transcriptional regulator yields MNKESIGKLLSSAHRQNQKRLGKMLAPYGIGTGGQHSFLINVIRRPGITQEQLTQELKFDKATTARSIKQLELSGYIERKPDPDDRRSHLLYPTDKAVQFWPELQAILNRNNQLIARHLTKEEENRLIGLLQKLYFEDE; encoded by the coding sequence ATGAATAAAGAATCGATCGGCAAGCTGCTATCTTCCGCACACCGCCAAAATCAAAAAAGGCTTGGAAAAATGCTCGCTCCTTACGGCATCGGCACGGGCGGCCAGCACAGCTTCCTGATCAACGTCATTCGGCGCCCCGGCATTACGCAGGAGCAGCTGACGCAGGAGCTGAAATTCGATAAAGCGACAACCGCACGGTCGATCAAGCAGCTGGAGCTGTCCGGCTATATTGAACGGAAGCCCGATCCGGACGACCGCCGTTCCCATCTGCTTTATCCGACCGACAAAGCGGTGCAGTTTTGGCCGGAGCTGCAAGCGATATTAAACCGCAATAACCAGCTTATCGCCCGCCATTTAACGAAAGAAGAAGAAAACCGGCTGATCGGTTTGCTGCAGAAGCTTTACTTCGAAGACGAATAA
- a CDS encoding Gfo/Idh/MocA family protein, with protein sequence MRQFKIGLIGLGGMAGAHIRWMKEQGGFTIVAVSDVSPEALERTGAKLELGPEKQYADFRDLTQDTDVEAIVAVTPNQVHAAVIQACLEAGKPFLAEKPFTRSFEEARPLLELYERKPVPAMLGFSYRYTPAFRYAKELLLEGRLGKIRSFSSQYLQGWGSALYDGYYTWRYNKAVTGTGALGDLGSHMIDMARYLFGEFEQLSAQLHTFIPERRHPSGGMAQVDVDDFASFQAQLAGGVVGVFQTSRNAIGSGNQHEIAIYGDAGTLHASTVDPDHLVWIREESPGQLAKSVIDVPQRCKRTQYGDFASLLAGEQPEGLPGFMDGYRNQQVLDAIVRSSEGGTAIRLQP encoded by the coding sequence ATGCGCCAATTTAAAATCGGATTGATTGGACTCGGCGGCATGGCCGGGGCACATATCAGATGGATGAAAGAACAAGGCGGTTTTACGATTGTTGCGGTCAGCGACGTAAGCCCGGAAGCGCTGGAGCGGACAGGGGCCAAGCTGGAACTTGGGCCGGAGAAACAATATGCGGATTTCAGGGATTTGACGCAAGATACCGATGTGGAAGCTATTGTAGCGGTCACGCCTAACCAGGTGCATGCAGCTGTTATACAAGCTTGCCTGGAAGCAGGCAAGCCGTTCCTTGCGGAAAAGCCGTTTACCCGCAGCTTTGAAGAAGCCAGGCCGCTGCTGGAGCTTTACGAGCGGAAGCCCGTTCCGGCCATGCTCGGCTTCAGCTACCGGTATACGCCGGCATTCCGCTATGCCAAAGAGCTGCTGCTGGAAGGCAGGCTCGGGAAAATCCGCAGCTTCTCCAGCCAATATTTGCAGGGCTGGGGATCGGCGCTTTATGACGGCTACTATACGTGGCGGTATAATAAAGCGGTTACCGGAACGGGCGCGCTCGGCGATCTCGGTTCGCATATGATCGACATGGCCCGCTACTTGTTTGGCGAATTCGAGCAGCTATCGGCGCAGCTGCATACGTTTATTCCGGAACGCCGCCATCCTTCCGGCGGCATGGCGCAGGTGGATGTGGATGATTTCGCCAGCTTTCAGGCGCAGCTTGCGGGAGGTGTCGTTGGCGTATTCCAAACGTCGCGCAACGCGATTGGCTCCGGCAATCAGCATGAAATCGCGATTTACGGTGATGCCGGGACGCTGCATGCTTCTACGGTTGATCCCGATCATCTCGTATGGATTCGGGAGGAATCGCCGGGCCAGCTGGCCAAATCGGTCATTGATGTGCCGCAGCGCTGCAAGAGGACGCAGTACGGCGACTTTGCAAGCCTGCTGGCCGGCGAACAGCCGGAAGGGCTGCCGGGCTTTATGGACGGTTACCGCAATCAGCAAGTGCTGGATGCTATCGTCCGTTCGTCGGAAGGCGGCACGGCCATCCGGCTGCAACCATAA
- a CDS encoding ABC transporter permease, producing the protein MQRSLGRIGKNWGLYLLLLPAVVLLICFTYKPMYGVIIAFKDYSPALGISDSPWAGFKYFEKYFHSYQFSNTIKNTLVISLYSFVTFPIPIMFALLVNQMRVNRFKRVFQTVTYMPHFISTVVIVGLMLILLSPGNGLIGNIYRLFGAEAPNLMGSGALFSSVYVWSDVWQHTGWDSIIYLAALSAVDPSLYEAATVDGASRWQKIRFIDIPMLMPTAITLLILRVGGLLGVGFEKVYLMQNNLNITGSEVISTYVYKIGLLSAQYSFSSAINLFNTVINFILLILVNWIARRNSEHSLW; encoded by the coding sequence ATGCAGCGTTCGCTTGGAAGGATCGGGAAAAACTGGGGCTTGTATTTATTATTGCTTCCGGCCGTAGTTCTCCTGATTTGCTTTACTTATAAGCCAATGTACGGGGTCATCATTGCATTTAAAGATTACAGCCCGGCGTTAGGCATCTCCGACAGCCCATGGGCAGGCTTCAAATATTTCGAGAAGTATTTCCATTCGTACCAATTCTCGAATACGATCAAAAACACGCTAGTAATTAGTTTATACAGCTTTGTGACATTCCCGATTCCGATCATGTTTGCGCTGCTCGTCAACCAGATGCGGGTAAACCGGTTCAAGCGTGTATTCCAGACGGTTACGTATATGCCGCATTTTATTTCCACGGTCGTTATCGTAGGCTTAATGCTTATTTTGCTCTCGCCGGGAAATGGTCTGATCGGCAATATTTATCGCCTGTTCGGAGCGGAAGCTCCCAACCTAATGGGCTCCGGCGCTTTGTTCAGCAGCGTGTACGTCTGGTCGGATGTGTGGCAGCATACCGGCTGGGACAGCATTATTTATTTGGCGGCGCTGTCAGCGGTTGATCCAAGCTTATATGAAGCGGCAACTGTGGATGGAGCAAGCCGATGGCAAAAAATCCGGTTTATCGATATCCCGATGCTGATGCCGACCGCCATTACGCTGCTCATTCTTAGGGTCGGCGGACTGCTGGGCGTGGGCTTCGAGAAAGTATACTTGATGCAAAACAATTTGAATATTACAGGCAGCGAAGTAATTTCGACATACGTGTACAAAATCGGCTTGCTGAGCGCCCAATACAGCTTCTCCTCTGCAATCAACCTGTTTAACACCGTCATCAACTTTATTTTGCTCATATTGGTGAACTGGATTGCACGAAGGAACAGCGAACACAGTTTATGGTAA
- a CDS encoding YeeE/YedE family protein encodes MILTGLLCGALLGFVMQRGRFCLTGGFRDMYLTKDNRMFYALLIAISIQSVGVYALIQMDLIKFSAGAFPWVSTIIGSFVFGIGIILAGGCATGTWYRAGEGLIGSWIALFGYMAMAAMMKTGALVPVNNSLKDYTAPHNSIADTFGISVWPFIALLVIITLWVVIRTLRKPKVAIPSMKAKRKGLNHLLFEKRWHPFFTAVLVGLVALLAWPLSEATGRNSGLGITTPSANILQYLVTGDDDKFINWGVFLVLGIFLGSFIAAKGSREFRFRAPDAKTAVSSFIGGILMGFGASWAGGCSIGNGLVMTAMMTWQGWVSLVFMILGTWTASYFVFVRPRTKAKRQASAATAAATA; translated from the coding sequence ATGATTTTGACCGGACTATTGTGCGGCGCATTGCTTGGTTTTGTTATGCAGCGGGGACGGTTTTGCTTAACCGGCGGCTTCCGCGACATGTATTTGACCAAAGACAACCGGATGTTTTACGCGCTGCTGATTGCGATTTCCATTCAAAGCGTAGGCGTATACGCTCTGATTCAGATGGATTTGATCAAATTTAGCGCGGGAGCTTTCCCGTGGGTATCTACAATAATTGGTTCGTTTGTATTCGGCATCGGCATTATATTGGCCGGGGGCTGCGCAACCGGCACCTGGTACCGCGCAGGCGAAGGCTTGATCGGCAGCTGGATTGCTTTGTTTGGCTACATGGCAATGGCTGCGATGATGAAAACAGGCGCCCTGGTGCCTGTCAACAACAGCCTGAAAGATTACACGGCGCCTCATAACTCGATTGCCGATACGTTTGGCATTTCGGTATGGCCGTTTATCGCTTTGCTTGTTATCATTACGCTGTGGGTCGTTATCCGCACGCTCCGCAAGCCGAAAGTCGCCATTCCTTCGATGAAAGCCAAACGGAAAGGCCTCAACCATCTGCTGTTCGAAAAACGCTGGCATCCGTTCTTTACGGCGGTTCTGGTCGGTCTGGTTGCATTATTGGCTTGGCCGCTCAGCGAAGCGACCGGCCGCAACTCGGGACTTGGCATTACGACGCCGTCGGCGAACATTTTGCAGTATTTGGTTACAGGCGACGACGACAAATTTATTAACTGGGGCGTATTCCTCGTCCTTGGCATTTTCCTTGGATCGTTTATTGCGGCAAAAGGAAGCCGGGAATTCCGTTTCCGCGCTCCGGATGCCAAAACAGCCGTATCCAGCTTTATCGGCGGCATTCTGATGGGCTTTGGCGCAAGCTGGGCCGGCGGCTGCTCCATCGGCAACGGTCTCGTCATGACCGCGATGATGACTTGGCAGGGCTGGGTATCACTCGTATTTATGATTCTTGGCACGTGGACGGCATCTTATTTCGTATTTGTCCGCCCTCGCACCAAAGCGAAAAGACAAGCATCCGCAGCAACCGCGGCTGCTACTGCATAA
- a CDS encoding response regulator transcription factor, translated as MNALLVDDDYFVVTALEKKIDWKALHIETVYTANNVAQAWDILEKHPIQILISDIEMPQGSGLELLSRIREEKYNVQTIFLTNYADFNYAQKAIELQSFEYFLKPIEFDKLMLIIQKAAVRAKEQQKNEKAILEGRYWQKNRSKIIEHFWHKLITSSASNPVKPAAISHSVEEQNLSYQKRDVFQLLLFNLFPYDGSMGAEEKNLFDFAFQNVICELFQSDRFTVETIVEYKDNSLAAVIRWNSSPDPELIEQLARSFIQQANPILKCDACCMISLADSLEQLGLTIKQLLDMNEEMTMQRNQIFYVEEYQRQKDEDYIPPDLSRLEELLNLNKPAVFLEETSRYLRSRPNQKALSRSVLRLFRLDMVQLVYSFLKLKDIQAHKLYTGKINDQLSICSLYSIEDMERYLRYLVYTAVEYRDFAAQPKSVVEEIKQYIHAHYGDDLTRNGLAEVVYLNQDYLGRLFKKETGIPLGSYIIQVRIEAAKQLLETTNLSVYTISGKVGYSNYSYFSKLFKQEVGVTPNDYKKHVKAK; from the coding sequence ATGAATGCACTGCTGGTTGATGATGATTATTTTGTAGTCACCGCGCTAGAGAAAAAAATTGATTGGAAAGCTTTGCATATCGAAACCGTCTATACTGCCAACAATGTCGCCCAAGCGTGGGACATTCTCGAGAAACACCCGATTCAAATTTTGATTTCCGATATTGAAATGCCGCAAGGCAGCGGCCTGGAGCTGCTCTCCCGTATCCGCGAGGAAAAATACAATGTGCAGACGATCTTCCTGACCAACTATGCCGACTTCAACTATGCGCAAAAGGCGATAGAGCTGCAAAGCTTTGAATACTTTCTGAAACCAATCGAGTTCGACAAGCTGATGCTCATTATTCAGAAAGCCGCCGTCCGGGCGAAAGAGCAGCAGAAAAACGAAAAAGCGATTCTCGAAGGCCGTTACTGGCAAAAGAACCGCTCAAAAATTATCGAGCATTTTTGGCATAAGCTCATTACAAGCAGCGCATCCAACCCGGTTAAGCCTGCCGCCATCTCGCATTCCGTGGAAGAACAAAACCTGTCCTACCAGAAACGGGATGTTTTTCAGCTGCTGCTCTTTAATTTGTTCCCGTATGACGGAAGCATGGGAGCCGAAGAAAAAAACCTGTTTGATTTTGCATTCCAAAATGTCATCTGCGAGCTGTTTCAAAGCGACCGGTTTACGGTCGAAACGATTGTGGAATATAAAGACAACAGCCTGGCCGCCGTGATCCGCTGGAACAGCAGCCCCGATCCTGAACTGATCGAGCAGCTTGCCCGCTCTTTTATCCAGCAGGCGAATCCGATCCTGAAATGCGACGCGTGCTGCATGATTTCGCTGGCCGACAGCCTGGAGCAGCTGGGCCTTACCATTAAACAGCTGCTTGATATGAACGAGGAAATGACGATGCAGCGCAATCAAATTTTTTATGTGGAGGAATACCAGCGGCAAAAGGATGAGGATTATATTCCGCCGGATTTATCCCGTCTGGAGGAGCTGCTGAACTTGAATAAGCCGGCTGTATTCCTGGAGGAGACATCGCGTTATTTGCGGAGCCGCCCGAATCAAAAAGCGCTCAGCCGCTCCGTATTGCGGCTGTTCCGGCTGGATATGGTGCAGCTGGTTTATTCCTTCCTGAAGCTCAAGGATATTCAGGCCCATAAGCTTTACACCGGCAAAATAAACGACCAGCTGTCGATCTGCTCGCTGTATTCAATTGAAGATATGGAGCGGTATCTCCGCTATCTCGTTTATACCGCAGTGGAATACCGTGATTTCGCCGCGCAGCCGAAATCAGTTGTGGAGGAGATCAAACAGTATATTCACGCCCATTACGGCGATGACCTGACGCGGAACGGCCTCGCGGAAGTGGTTTATTTGAACCAGGATTATCTCGGCAGGCTGTTTAAGAAGGAAACCGGCATTCCGCTGGGCAGCTATATCATTCAAGTGCGGATCGAAGCCGCCAAGCAGCTGCTCGAGACAACGAATTTGTCCGTCTACACCATATCCGGCAAGGTCGGCTACTCCAACTACTCCTACTTTTCCAAGCTGTTCAAGCAGGAAGTTGGCGTCACGCCAAATGACTATAAAAAACATGTTAAAGCCAAATGA
- a CDS encoding extracellular solute-binding protein → MKKKTALVMKKSVTGVMLVSALGFVLAGCSSNNNGNSGSNSGASPSASAASTADTGKKSTGNFNEEGLPIVNEPVTLNVLTVRWGDMGDSFTKNTFLQDLEKNTNVKINWQVMSSNDWNDQKSVMLASGKLPDVILGDIAYGDSDIVNNSSFFRPLDDYIDKYMPNLKAAMEESPELKKISTFPDGKIYSLPARLPSRPLTQNQPVINKAWLDKLGLKAPTTVDELYNVLKAFKTQDPNGNGKADELPSSNAGDIDMFLLAPFGITDLRGNHMLIQDGKPVYYPTSDQYKEGLKWVHKLYEEGLIDPETFTQDNTMLTAKRQNPDAALVGFTYQWTPDAVFGKWSDQYETIAPIAGPDGKRYQEGDPDGLSYRRNELLITTSCKTPEVAARWADQFYTGEASIQNFWGAIGSAITKNSDGTYVLNDPPAGTSADAWYWDGSLRDFGPKYVSPEFEKNIKLDPSAGDGLKLEIDKLGKDDVTTPFPNVMYTADEYQELPQLTTDIDGFIASTRAQWVTKGGIDEGWDAYVKQLNDMGLPKLIKIYEDAYNRYQNIK, encoded by the coding sequence ATGAAAAAGAAAACGGCACTAGTCATGAAGAAATCAGTCACCGGCGTTATGCTTGTATCCGCCCTTGGCTTCGTGCTTGCGGGCTGCAGCAGCAATAATAACGGCAACTCGGGTTCCAACTCCGGCGCATCTCCGTCGGCGTCGGCTGCTTCAACTGCGGACACCGGCAAAAAATCGACCGGCAATTTCAATGAAGAAGGCTTGCCGATTGTGAACGAACCGGTAACGTTGAACGTCTTGACCGTCCGCTGGGGCGATATGGGCGACAGCTTTACGAAAAATACATTCCTGCAAGATTTGGAGAAAAACACAAACGTCAAAATCAACTGGCAAGTCATGTCCTCCAATGACTGGAACGACCAAAAATCGGTTATGCTGGCCAGCGGCAAGCTGCCGGACGTTATTTTGGGCGACATCGCTTACGGCGATTCGGATATCGTGAACAACTCCAGTTTCTTCCGGCCGCTTGACGACTATATTGATAAATACATGCCTAACTTGAAAGCAGCGATGGAAGAATCGCCGGAGCTGAAAAAAATAAGCACATTCCCGGACGGCAAAATTTACTCGCTGCCAGCCCGCCTGCCTTCCCGCCCGCTGACGCAAAACCAGCCGGTCATCAACAAAGCTTGGCTGGATAAGCTCGGCTTGAAAGCGCCTACGACGGTCGACGAGCTGTACAATGTGCTGAAAGCGTTTAAGACACAAGATCCAAACGGCAACGGCAAAGCCGACGAACTGCCGTCCAGCAATGCCGGCGATATTGATATGTTCCTGCTTGCGCCGTTTGGCATTACCGACCTGCGCGGCAACCATATGCTTATCCAGGACGGCAAGCCGGTCTATTACCCGACCTCGGATCAATACAAAGAAGGCTTGAAATGGGTGCATAAGCTGTACGAAGAAGGGCTGATCGATCCGGAGACATTTACGCAGGACAACACGATGCTGACGGCGAAACGCCAAAATCCGGACGCTGCTCTGGTCGGCTTCACGTACCAATGGACGCCTGACGCTGTATTCGGCAAATGGAGCGACCAATACGAAACGATCGCGCCAATCGCAGGACCAGACGGCAAACGTTACCAAGAAGGCGACCCGGACGGCCTCAGCTACAGAAGGAATGAACTGCTGATCACGACTTCCTGCAAAACGCCTGAAGTGGCAGCGCGCTGGGCGGACCAGTTCTACACAGGCGAAGCCAGTATTCAAAACTTCTGGGGCGCAATCGGCTCCGCAATTACGAAAAACAGCGACGGCACTTATGTGTTAAATGATCCTCCTGCAGGCACAAGCGCGGATGCTTGGTATTGGGACGGTTCCCTCCGCGACTTCGGACCTAAATATGTAAGCCCTGAATTCGAGAAAAACATTAAGCTTGATCCAAGTGCAGGGGACGGCTTGAAGCTCGAAATCGACAAACTGGGCAAAGACGATGTAACGACGCCATTCCCGAACGTTATGTATACGGCGGATGAATATCAAGAGCTGCCGCAGCTGACGACGGACATCGACGGCTTTATCGCCAGCACGCGCGCACAATGGGTAACCAAAGGCGGCATCGACGAAGGCTGGGACGCTTATGTGAAACAGTTGAACGATATGGGCCTTCCGAAGCTGATCAAAATTTACGAAGATGCTTACAACCGTTACCAAAACATTAAATAA
- a CDS encoding sensor histidine kinase: protein MMAKPAENKLYSIQHYVKIMLFISFSALVLDFAISITSITIVKQQSTRSLQDTADLYINQINKDFNYINHFMGWTLANDENVEIMQKNDINSTKFIKANSDLFKRVVELQKIYGPDYNFFLYFNKLDFMSNFTPMNMKYTEYQSLKNQIIKMVNDRSIYDQYYSNWSTIDLMGTYYVINIVPYHDTYMIGLISADDLILPLHQLNLGENGFASLVDEKGVRITSPISSKGTVVSGDEAHSIVSDFMHTRTTVNADFTNASFYVELIIQFGAFEKIMIAQLLIILLAVIIACNLSFILIYFKKKVLTPIKSFSYNLTFWTGDGEPLDVESSKIFELEKANKQFLTLVTQIKKYKIDIYERELEKQRIQLNFMKLQIKPHFFLNCLTSIYSMAQMQMHEEIEQMSLSTSKYFRYIFQNDQDFVRLEDELEHIRIYLDIQKHRYRDAFVYQIRQSDPSRGVKIPPLVLQTFIENAIKYAVSRETQVQIALTVDRQFMDEQFMTVIRITDTGPGFPQQELEQLAAGQPLDQTSGTHIGITNTVQRLEFLYQNKAIVHFSNTAQGGASVVLWLPDPPAEPLRMEA, encoded by the coding sequence ATGATGGCTAAACCGGCGGAAAACAAGCTTTATTCCATTCAACATTACGTTAAAATCATGCTGTTTATTTCGTTCTCCGCTCTTGTTCTGGACTTTGCCATCAGCATAACCTCTATAACGATCGTCAAGCAGCAGTCTACCCGCTCTCTGCAGGATACGGCAGATTTGTACATTAACCAGATTAATAAAGACTTCAATTATATTAATCACTTTATGGGCTGGACGCTTGCTAATGATGAAAATGTAGAAATCATGCAAAAAAATGATATTAACAGCACCAAATTTATTAAAGCAAACAGCGACCTGTTTAAACGGGTCGTCGAGCTGCAAAAAATTTACGGGCCTGACTACAATTTTTTTCTCTACTTTAACAAGCTGGACTTTATGTCCAACTTCACGCCGATGAACATGAAATATACCGAATACCAGTCGTTGAAAAACCAGATTATTAAAATGGTGAACGACCGCAGCATTTACGACCAATATTACTCCAACTGGTCCACCATTGACTTAATGGGCACCTATTACGTCATTAATATCGTTCCTTATCACGATACGTACATGATTGGCCTGATCTCCGCCGATGATCTCATTCTTCCGCTGCATCAGCTGAATTTGGGCGAAAACGGCTTTGCTTCCCTGGTGGATGAGAAAGGCGTGCGCATTACAAGCCCTATCTCCAGCAAAGGCACGGTCGTGAGCGGCGATGAAGCGCATTCGATCGTCTCGGACTTTATGCATACGAGGACTACCGTCAACGCCGACTTTACGAACGCTTCCTTTTATGTAGAACTTATTATCCAGTTTGGCGCTTTCGAAAAAATTATGATTGCCCAGCTGCTCATCATTTTGCTCGCCGTCATCATCGCCTGCAATCTCAGCTTCATCCTGATCTATTTCAAGAAGAAGGTGCTGACGCCAATCAAAAGCTTCTCCTACAACCTGACGTTCTGGACCGGCGACGGCGAGCCGCTGGATGTCGAAAGCAGCAAAATCTTCGAGCTGGAAAAAGCGAATAAGCAGTTTCTTACGCTGGTAACCCAAATTAAAAAATATAAAATTGACATTTACGAACGCGAGCTGGAAAAGCAGCGGATCCAGCTGAACTTTATGAAGCTGCAAATTAAGCCGCATTTTTTCCTGAACTGCCTGACGAGCATTTACAGCATGGCGCAAATGCAAATGCATGAGGAAATCGAGCAGATGTCGCTGTCGACATCCAAATATTTCCGGTATATTTTCCAGAACGACCAGGACTTTGTCCGGCTCGAAGATGAGCTCGAACATATCCGGATCTATCTCGATATTCAGAAGCACCGTTACCGCGACGCCTTTGTGTATCAGATCAGGCAGTCCGATCCGTCAAGAGGGGTCAAAATTCCGCCGCTCGTGCTGCAAACTTTTATTGAAAATGCGATTAAATATGCCGTATCCCGGGAAACCCAGGTGCAAATCGCGTTAACGGTGGATCGCCAGTTTATGGATGAGCAGTTTATGACCGTTATCCGGATCACCGATACCGGCCCGGGATTTCCGCAGCAGGAGCTGGAACAGCTCGCCGCCGGCCAGCCGCTTGACCAGACGAGCGGCACCCATATCGGCATTACCAACACCGTTCAGCGGCTGGAATTTCTGTATCAGAACAAAGCGATTGTTCATTTCTCCAACACGGCACAAGGCGGCGCATCCGTCGTGCTGTGGCTGCCCGACCCGCCCGCAGAACCGCTTAGAATGGAGGCATAA